From a region of the Fervidicoccaceae archaeon genome:
- a CDS encoding GTPase, whose translation MSRESSTNKNLPADAELRRLHLSPYEEIYEKIYRRIGKLIEKQKKGEAKDSMDEALEIVNTTFNIIHEKLKSYEKFYRIVSKRDDLRAYISIVLGEQALNSIERAARLDGKVRQLYSTLKNELLSGDRRNLRNKALEISSRLISIVRRNRKLLSEVLEIKKEALLFPDISSKVTIVIAGAPNSGKSTLASRISNARTEIAEYPFSTKIAVPGRFLAEDILDIAVLDTPGIIHESLSEMSLFERRAVAVLRMSRGILLFLIDPTDSAALSLDEQIKILSRFREEVAELMVIVNKVDAVNEEKLSIVRDEIKKYIGNESVYFISATERIGLEPLIKALQNRAREIMLRGLDRRGAEFGN comes from the coding sequence GTGAGCAGAGAAAGTAGCACGAATAAGAACTTGCCTGCTGATGCAGAGCTCAGGAGGCTACATCTTTCCCCATACGAGGAAATATATGAGAAGATTTACAGGAGAATAGGGAAACTGATAGAGAAGCAGAAAAAAGGAGAAGCGAAGGACAGCATGGATGAGGCACTGGAAATAGTGAACACGACCTTTAACATAATTCACGAGAAGTTAAAATCATATGAAAAATTTTATAGAATAGTTTCAAAGAGAGATGACCTGAGGGCATACATCTCCATAGTTCTCGGTGAGCAGGCTCTAAATAGTATTGAGCGGGCTGCAAGGCTAGATGGCAAAGTAAGACAGCTCTATTCTACTTTAAAGAATGAGCTTCTCTCTGGGGATAGGAGAAATCTTAGGAATAAGGCTCTAGAGATATCTTCTCGATTGATATCTATAGTTAGGAGGAACAGAAAGCTTCTCTCCGAGGTTCTCGAGATAAAGAAAGAAGCTCTCCTATTTCCAGATATCTCGAGCAAGGTAACTATTGTCATAGCAGGTGCTCCAAATTCAGGAAAGAGCACTCTTGCTTCGAGAATATCTAATGCAAGGACAGAGATAGCTGAATATCCATTTTCCACAAAGATAGCTGTACCAGGAAGGTTTCTCGCTGAGGACATCCTGGACATAGCAGTCCTTGATACTCCAGGAATAATACATGAGAGCCTCAGCGAAATGAGCCTTTTCGAGAGAAGGGCAGTAGCAGTTCTAAGAATGTCAAGAGGGATCCTACTATTTCTTATTGATCCAACGGACTCCGCAGCTTTATCTCTGGATGAGCAGATCAAGATTCTCTCCAGATTTAGAGAAGAAGTAGCTGAGCTCATGGTGATTGTGAACAAGGTGGACGCAGTAAATGAAGAAAAGCTCTCCATCGTTAGAGATGAGATCAAAAAATATATTGGAAATGAGAGCGTTTATTTTATAAGTGCGACAGAGAGAATTGGACTGGAGCCTCTGATAAAGGCTCTGCAGAACAGAGCTAGAGAGATAATGTTGAGAGGATTAGATAGGAGAGGTGCTGAATTTGGAAATTGA
- a CDS encoding translation initiation factor IF-2 subunit beta: MLNLEIDEKMFYDYDSLLQRLYQKVPKPASSGERFELPKFQLHYVGNQTIIRNFKEVADLLRREPEMLQRYLLRELATAGNYDPNSGILTINTKISSSTLTQILERFVANYLICPTCGRPDTRILRKGKMWTLKCDACGAEQPVKPF; this comes from the coding sequence GTGCTGAATTTGGAAATTGATGAGAAAATGTTCTACGACTATGATTCATTGCTTCAAAGGCTATACCAGAAAGTTCCAAAGCCTGCAAGCAGTGGAGAGAGATTTGAGCTTCCTAAGTTCCAACTGCACTACGTTGGAAATCAGACAATTATCAGGAACTTTAAGGAGGTTGCAGATCTGCTCAGGAGAGAGCCAGAAATGCTCCAGAGATATTTGCTGAGAGAACTGGCCACGGCGGGAAACTATGATCCCAACAGCGGAATTTTGACGATAAACACAAAGATAAGCTCTTCGACCCTAACCCAGATCCTTGAGAGGTTCGTTGCTAACTATCTCATATGCCCCACATGCGGTAGACCTGATACGAGAATATTGAGAAAAGGAAAAATGTGGACGCTCAAATGCGATGCTTGCGGAGCCGAGCAGCCAGTTAAGCCTTTCTGA
- a CDS encoding DUF424 family protein yields MEEIFSLKVIKTEEMKTVLVCDAELLGKKFIDGKKILDINEEYYGGEMVDEEEAMRSILDADYISLIGEKSVKLGIKMGLVHPEAVLKVSGVPYAIYINTLI; encoded by the coding sequence ATGGAAGAGATCTTTTCGCTTAAGGTAATAAAGACTGAAGAGATGAAAACAGTTCTAGTATGCGATGCGGAACTCCTGGGAAAAAAATTCATAGATGGGAAAAAAATTCTTGATATTAATGAAGAATATTATGGCGGAGAAATGGTTGATGAAGAAGAAGCAATGCGGAGCATTCTTGATGCAGACTATATATCACTGATAGGAGAAAAATCGGTGAAACTTGGTATTAAGATGGGCTTAGTTCATCCTGAAGCTGTGCTGAAAGTGTCCGGCGTTCCATATGCAATATACATAAACACGTTAATTTAA
- a CDS encoding NMD3-related protein, whose translation MIRCPICGKEKSALLPFIEGICISCYLEKNPVEPITIKIKTCKSCGAIFLKGKWEPEGGRKLNSIIIREAEKILRKKFGPYGFEVFVSSTGDSFKAQVFGKEGSYSFPIKVEIVEEKSICPLCLAKRSGVYEAKIQVRSNEGKIDKAVFNEVMRIISSLPLELRENVVSIDELREGFDINLKDKASAKILATAISNKLGGNMKLTHKLISERGGEKRTRLSISLRIPISRKGGIFEIYGEPAILMHKTGEPLRLYLLNRKREIRLNKVEQSNLKPFSGALHEVTVQAVLPERVIVLLEDFSTDEIPISSILGKLETGEKCILIEHKKGKFLVKKELIT comes from the coding sequence ATGATCAGATGTCCCATATGTGGGAAGGAAAAAAGCGCACTGCTCCCCTTCATAGAAGGCATCTGCATATCATGCTACCTCGAAAAGAATCCAGTAGAGCCAATTACGATCAAAATAAAAACATGCAAATCCTGCGGTGCAATTTTCTTGAAGGGGAAATGGGAGCCTGAAGGTGGGAGAAAGCTGAACAGCATCATTATACGGGAAGCAGAGAAAATCCTGCGAAAGAAATTCGGGCCTTATGGCTTCGAGGTATTTGTATCTAGCACAGGAGATAGCTTCAAGGCACAGGTCTTTGGAAAAGAGGGGAGCTATTCTTTCCCTATAAAAGTTGAAATCGTGGAAGAGAAGAGCATATGTCCCCTCTGCTTGGCCAAGAGATCTGGTGTTTATGAAGCAAAGATACAGGTCAGAAGCAATGAGGGAAAAATAGATAAGGCAGTTTTCAACGAAGTCATGAGAATCATCTCTTCACTTCCTCTCGAGCTGAGAGAGAACGTTGTCAGTATAGATGAGCTCAGGGAAGGCTTCGATATAAATCTCAAAGATAAAGCAAGCGCTAAGATTTTAGCAACTGCTATTTCAAACAAGCTCGGAGGAAACATGAAGCTGACACACAAGCTTATATCTGAAAGAGGAGGAGAGAAGAGAACAAGATTGTCAATCTCGCTCAGAATTCCAATTTCAAGAAAAGGAGGCATCTTCGAGATCTATGGGGAGCCGGCAATCTTAATGCATAAAACGGGGGAGCCACTGAGGTTGTATTTGCTAAATAGGAAAAGAGAGATCAGGTTGAATAAAGTAGAGCAGTCCAATTTGAAGCCGTTCAGTGGAGCACTTCATGAAGTAACAGTTCAGGCGGTGCTCCCAGAGAGAGTGATCGTTCTTCTTGAAGACTTCTCCACCGATGAGATTCCAATATCCTCTATTCTCGGTAAGCTTGAAACAGGAGAGAAATGCATCCTCATAGAACACAAGAAAGGGAAATTCCTGGTAAAGAAAGAGCTAATTACATGA
- a CDS encoding translation initiation factor aIF-1A codes for MVKKEEEQEGEMPLPGNDTVICVVEKILGGDHFVARCADGIRRMTRIPGRLRRRMWIREGDIVLVAPWEMQADKRGDLVYKYASSEVRKLAQKNLIPPDLLEGV; via the coding sequence ATGGTAAAGAAAGAGGAAGAGCAAGAAGGGGAAATGCCGCTTCCAGGAAATGACACAGTTATATGTGTCGTTGAGAAAATTCTAGGAGGAGACCATTTTGTTGCCAGATGTGCTGATGGAATAAGGAGAATGACCAGAATTCCTGGTAGGCTTAGAAGAAGAATGTGGATAAGGGAGGGAGATATAGTGCTTGTAGCACCCTGGGAAATGCAGGCAGATAAGAGGGGAGATCTTGTATACAAATATGCAAGCAGTGAAGTAAGGAAGCTTGCCCAAAAAAATCTAATTCCTCCCGATCTGTTGGAGGGTGTCTAG
- a CDS encoding serine protein kinase RIO, with product MEEEDMERRIDRELYDEEKREKDYDLLKTVEEVFDSFTIRSLYELARKVNIRKITGVISSGKEARIYRGIDREGQELAIKIYLTFSAEFKKSISKYIVGDERFEKAKITSTRKLMSLWAKKEYSNLKKMFSSGVRVPKPIAQRDNIVVMEFIGKDGNRAPLLKEIGGNLEDPQRIYEEILENVKKMVCKGELVHADLSEYNIMIFEGTPVIIDVSQSVLLSHPNAEEFLKKDIMNIDRFFKRTHGIKPIGETILEEELLECLKKEREELYLSKYSNRSHQRE from the coding sequence TTGGAAGAGGAAGACATGGAGAGGAGAATTGATAGAGAGCTTTACGATGAAGAAAAGCGAGAGAAGGATTATGATCTTCTAAAAACTGTTGAAGAGGTTTTTGACTCATTCACAATCAGATCTCTATACGAGCTGGCAAGAAAGGTCAATATAAGAAAAATAACTGGAGTTATAAGCTCAGGAAAGGAAGCTAGAATCTATAGAGGTATAGATAGAGAAGGTCAGGAGCTGGCAATAAAAATATACCTTACCTTTTCCGCTGAGTTCAAAAAAAGCATAAGCAAATACATAGTTGGAGACGAGAGATTTGAGAAAGCTAAGATAACAAGCACAAGGAAACTCATGTCTCTATGGGCAAAGAAGGAATATTCAAACCTGAAGAAGATGTTCTCCTCAGGAGTTAGAGTGCCGAAGCCAATTGCACAGAGGGACAACATTGTTGTGATGGAGTTCATAGGAAAGGACGGGAACAGAGCACCGCTTCTAAAAGAAATCGGCGGGAATCTGGAGGATCCTCAAAGGATATATGAGGAAATATTGGAAAATGTGAAGAAGATGGTTTGTAAAGGAGAGCTAGTTCACGCTGATCTGAGCGAATATAACATAATGATATTCGAAGGAACCCCAGTAATAATCGATGTATCACAGTCAGTGTTGCTTTCTCATCCCAACGCTGAAGAATTTCTGAAAAAGGATATAATGAACATTGACAGGTTCTTTAAGAGAACACATGGTATAAAACCTATTGGAGAGACCATCCTGGAGGAGGAACTGCTGGAATGTCTGAAGAAAGAGAGAGAAGAGCTGTACCTTTCAAAATATTCGAACAGATCCCACCAGAGAGAATAG
- a CDS encoding KH domain-containing protein gives MSEERERRAVPFKIFEQIPPERIGALIGSGGSIKEKIEVSTGTMITIDSNTGTVVIEPGTKNLPPDSLLKARDIVRAISIGFPPEKAFRLLEDDQILLLIDLSMIIEGENHLRRIKARIIGEEGKARKILEETTGTDIVIGEKSIGIIGDFEQVRIAEEAIRMLIDGKPHASVYSFLEREARRMKRKKITDLWKS, from the coding sequence ATGTCTGAAGAAAGAGAGAGAAGAGCTGTACCTTTCAAAATATTCGAACAGATCCCACCAGAGAGAATAGGAGCATTGATAGGCTCGGGTGGAAGCATCAAGGAGAAGATAGAAGTATCCACGGGAACAATGATAACAATAGATAGCAATACTGGAACTGTTGTTATAGAGCCAGGTACCAAGAATCTTCCCCCCGACTCCTTACTCAAGGCCAGGGATATAGTTAGGGCAATATCCATCGGCTTTCCTCCTGAAAAGGCATTCCGCCTTTTGGAAGATGACCAGATTCTACTCCTCATAGATCTCAGCATGATTATTGAGGGCGAGAATCATCTCAGAAGAATAAAGGCAAGAATTATAGGGGAAGAGGGAAAGGCGAGAAAAATTTTGGAGGAAACAACTGGGACAGATATAGTGATAGGGGAAAAGAGCATAGGAATAATTGGAGATTTCGAGCAGGTCAGAATCGCTGAGGAGGCCATCAGGATGCTAATTGATGGCAAGCCTCATGCTTCAGTATATTCATTTTTAGAGAGGGAAGCTAGAAGAATGAAGAGAAAGAAAATAACTGACTTGTGGAAGAGCTAA
- a CDS encoding ribosome biogenesis/translation initiation ATPase RLI, protein MRVAVIDQTLCRPDKCSLECIRFCPVNRGRRGVKAIEMSTETGKPIIYESTCIGCGICVKKCPFSAISVENIPDELEKRTLHRFGRNGFKLFGLPVPKEGELIGILGKNGTGKTTSIRILAGEIIPNFGNPDSKPSPKDVLARLRGTEIYQYFSKLYDGKLKVAHKIQNIEIVSKRLKGKVGELLERADERGVWKDLAKQFNLSSILDREVEKLSGGELQKLLITAVLSKKADVYIFDEPSSFLDVRERINAARLIREMIPKESYGFVIEHDLAILDYISDSLVLMFGEPGVYGIVSKVYSSRSGINNFLDGYLPAENMRVRKESIRFHLSDRPIQLSLATEIYFNWGPFSVDLGSFKLEAEGGEIRRGEVIGILGSNGIGKTTFVGKIAQMLGEKLGAEAGGITFSYKPQYVSSESFERSTVAENLLQANASSMTPDSWIFEEIVRPFGLYKLRDRDVHELSGGELQKLAVAVTLARESQIYLLDEPSAYLDVEERLAVAKTIRRLTEARGIAAFVVEHDLSIVDYICSRIIVFDGKPGIYGKANKPMGLRDGMNKFLRDLQITFRRDPVTGRPRINKEGSYMDREQKRIGEYYYLPAEGTIISREEEE, encoded by the coding sequence TTGAGAGTAGCAGTAATAGATCAAACCCTATGTAGACCTGACAAATGTAGCTTGGAGTGCATAAGGTTTTGCCCTGTGAACAGGGGAAGAAGGGGAGTGAAGGCTATAGAGATGAGCACAGAGACAGGAAAGCCGATAATATATGAAAGCACATGCATAGGATGCGGGATATGCGTAAAGAAATGCCCATTTTCAGCAATAAGTGTGGAGAACATTCCTGATGAGTTAGAAAAAAGGACTCTACATAGGTTCGGAAGGAATGGGTTTAAGCTTTTTGGCCTTCCAGTTCCAAAGGAAGGGGAGCTAATTGGCATTCTCGGAAAGAACGGTACAGGCAAGACAACAAGCATTAGAATTTTGGCAGGGGAAATCATACCAAATTTCGGAAATCCTGACTCTAAACCTTCCCCGAAGGATGTTCTAGCGCGGCTTAGAGGAACAGAAATATATCAATATTTTTCTAAGCTCTATGATGGCAAGCTAAAAGTCGCTCATAAAATCCAGAACATCGAGATAGTTTCAAAAAGGCTGAAGGGAAAAGTCGGAGAACTTTTGGAAAGAGCCGATGAAAGAGGAGTATGGAAGGATCTGGCAAAGCAATTCAACTTATCTAGCATCCTGGATAGAGAAGTAGAGAAGCTCAGTGGAGGAGAACTCCAAAAACTCCTTATAACAGCAGTTCTTTCCAAGAAGGCCGATGTCTATATTTTCGACGAACCCAGCAGCTTTCTCGATGTAAGGGAGAGGATAAATGCTGCTAGGCTCATAAGAGAGATGATTCCCAAGGAGTCCTATGGTTTTGTTATAGAGCACGATCTGGCAATTTTGGACTACATTTCCGATTCTCTCGTCTTGATGTTCGGTGAGCCTGGAGTTTATGGAATTGTTTCCAAAGTATATTCTTCGAGATCAGGAATAAACAACTTTCTCGATGGATATCTGCCTGCTGAGAACATGAGAGTGAGAAAAGAATCAATTCGCTTCCATCTTTCCGATCGTCCTATACAGCTATCTCTAGCTACTGAAATTTATTTCAACTGGGGGCCTTTCTCCGTAGATCTCGGAAGCTTCAAGCTTGAAGCCGAAGGAGGAGAGATCAGGAGAGGAGAGGTAATAGGAATACTTGGTTCTAATGGAATAGGAAAGACTACATTTGTTGGAAAGATAGCACAGATGCTTGGTGAGAAATTGGGAGCAGAAGCAGGTGGGATAACCTTTAGCTATAAGCCCCAATACGTCAGTTCGGAAAGCTTCGAAAGAAGCACGGTGGCAGAGAATTTACTCCAAGCAAATGCCTCATCTATGACTCCAGACAGCTGGATATTTGAGGAAATCGTAAGGCCCTTTGGCCTCTATAAACTCAGAGACAGAGATGTTCATGAACTGAGTGGAGGGGAACTTCAAAAACTAGCTGTAGCTGTCACGCTGGCAAGAGAATCCCAAATATATCTGCTCGATGAGCCGAGTGCATATCTGGACGTTGAGGAGAGGCTGGCTGTAGCAAAAACCATAAGAAGACTAACTGAGGCAAGGGGTATAGCTGCCTTCGTAGTTGAGCACGATCTCTCTATTGTTGACTACATTTGCTCTAGAATTATTGTCTTTGATGGAAAACCTGGAATATATGGGAAAGCAAATAAGCCAATGGGGCTCAGGGATGGAATGAATAAGTTTCTGAGAGATCTGCAGATAACATTCAGAAGAGATCCAGTCACGGGCAGGCCAAGGATAAATAAAGAAGGAAGCTACATGGATAGAGAACAGAAGAGAATTGGAGAATATTATTATCTTCCTGCGGAAGGAACAATTATTAGCAGGGAAGAAGAAGAATAA
- a CDS encoding energy-coupling factor ABC transporter permease, producing MHIPDGYLSVDVWVACYLISLPIIAYSYVKLRKKLKESSSSIPMFGVLTATVFALQMVNYPLGPGGTTGHLIGTPLLSIIFGPEAGIVGLSIVLLIQALLFGDGGITTFGANALNMAIIASLISFYTYILLRKFLKKESEIIVSGAISGWLAIVAAALACGLELGLSQSTFGYSLQITLPVMGISHAVLGIVEGAITGFGVYAFSKYKPEVFVRRDS from the coding sequence ATGCATATACCCGATGGATATCTAAGTGTAGATGTTTGGGTTGCTTGCTATCTCATCTCCCTTCCAATTATTGCTTACTCATATGTTAAGCTCAGGAAAAAGCTGAAGGAAAGCAGTTCTAGCATACCTATGTTCGGCGTACTGACAGCGACTGTTTTTGCTCTCCAGATGGTCAACTATCCGCTTGGCCCAGGAGGTACAACTGGGCACCTCATTGGAACACCTCTCCTCTCAATAATATTCGGTCCAGAAGCAGGCATAGTAGGCCTCTCTATAGTGCTCCTTATCCAAGCCCTACTATTTGGGGATGGAGGGATCACCACCTTTGGAGCAAATGCCCTAAATATGGCAATTATTGCCTCGCTTATCTCATTTTATACATATATCCTGCTCAGGAAGTTCTTGAAGAAAGAAAGTGAAATAATTGTTTCTGGTGCTATTTCTGGATGGCTAGCAATAGTTGCAGCGGCTCTTGCATGCGGTCTTGAGCTCGGATTATCTCAGAGCACTTTCGGGTATAGTCTGCAAATTACCTTGCCAGTGATGGGCATTTCCCATGCTGTTCTTGGAATTGTTGAGGGAGCAATTACTGGTTTTGGAGTCTATGCCTTCAGCAAATATAAGCCAGAAGTCTTTGTGAGGCGAGACTCATGA
- a CDS encoding PDGLE domain-containing protein: protein MRRDRQVLIILAFAAIITGSTMLSFSYEPLDVVSERLNLAQESLFQSLFPDYTVPGLPQWLGGIIAGAIGMLTVLIITLLLMRVGKHGGSKEAQ from the coding sequence ATGAGGAGAGATAGGCAAGTACTAATCATCTTAGCCTTTGCTGCCATAATAACCGGATCCACCATGCTTTCCTTCTCATATGAGCCTCTAGACGTCGTTTCAGAGAGGCTGAACCTTGCACAGGAAAGCCTCTTTCAATCCCTATTTCCCGACTACACTGTTCCAGGTCTACCTCAATGGCTTGGAGGTATAATAGCTGGAGCAATAGGAATGCTAACTGTCTTAATCATTACGCTCCTTCTGATGAGGGTAGGCAAGCATGGAGGTAGTAAAGAAGCTCAGTGA
- a CDS encoding ABC transporter ATP-binding protein: protein MELIAELRDIYYSYPDGTRALNGVSLEIRNGSRLCLTGPNGAGKSTLLFVLASLIFPQAGELRIFGEKVERNNAGSIRKKIALLFQNPDDMLFNPSVLEEVAFGLIARGMEREEALSRAETELKRLGIDNLKDRIPHRLSFGQRRLVSLASVLVLEPTLLLLDEPTSNLDEKNKAKMIERINGFLREKREGNWAVVIATQDKEITEICNERAYMEDGKILYIEGH, encoded by the coding sequence ATGGAGTTGATTGCAGAGCTGAGAGACATATACTATTCATATCCAGATGGAACAAGAGCCCTCAATGGAGTGTCACTTGAGATTAGAAATGGTTCTCGCCTCTGTTTAACAGGTCCGAACGGCGCGGGGAAGAGCACACTGCTTTTCGTTCTAGCATCCTTGATTTTCCCCCAAGCAGGTGAGCTCAGAATCTTTGGAGAAAAAGTTGAAAGGAACAATGCAGGGAGCATCAGAAAAAAGATAGCCCTCCTCTTTCAAAATCCCGATGATATGCTTTTCAATCCAAGTGTTCTTGAGGAGGTAGCCTTTGGTTTGATAGCAAGAGGAATGGAGAGAGAGGAGGCCCTCAGCAGAGCGGAAACTGAGCTGAAGAGACTAGGAATTGATAATCTCAAAGATAGAATTCCCCACAGACTCAGTTTTGGCCAGAGAAGGCTTGTATCGCTGGCATCCGTTCTTGTTCTAGAACCAACCCTTCTTCTTCTTGATGAGCCAACCAGCAATCTCGATGAGAAAAACAAAGCAAAGATGATAGAACGAATAAATGGATTTTTGAGAGAGAAAAGGGAAGGCAATTGGGCAGTTGTTATAGCAACACAGGACAAAGAAATCACTGAGATATGCAATGAAAGAGCATATATGGAGGATGGAAAAATATTATATATTGAGGGTCATTGA
- a CDS encoding CopG family ribbon-helix-helix protein yields the protein MSRRFSVSFPEGLLEELERVSESEGISRSAALQRSAEMYIASRKWMTAEGKIAGVTVIHYDHEAGGIEEKLTDIQHDFMDVIISALHIHLTKNECMLIIAVRGNSNRIREFVDGISKLHGIKNSQFFPVAPLS from the coding sequence ATGTCCCGCAGATTTTCAGTATCTTTCCCGGAAGGCTTGCTAGAGGAGCTCGAGAGAGTTTCTGAGTCTGAAGGAATAAGCAGGTCAGCAGCTCTTCAGAGGTCGGCTGAAATGTATATAGCCTCTAGGAAGTGGATGACAGCTGAGGGAAAGATAGCAGGCGTTACTGTAATACACTACGATCATGAGGCAGGAGGGATAGAGGAGAAGCTCACAGACATCCAGCACGACTTCATGGATGTAATAATTTCTGCCTTGCACATTCATTTGACGAAGAACGAGTGCATGCTCATCATAGCTGTGAGGGGGAATTCAAACAGAATAAGAGAATTCGTCGATGGCATCTCCAAGCTGCACGGGATCAAGAATTCACAGTTCTTCCCCGTTGCCCCACTTTCCTGA
- a CDS encoding MBL fold metallo-hydrolase, whose product MVELRTTADAEVSETGAILLGKMFEVDSFAWRAIRVVSHFHSDHALNLSKSKKFASHIVATPPTIEALILMGHSLHDEKLLPVDYGRTIRFGDEALTLVKSSHVLGSAQILVETSDGRRVGYTSDFKFPGTKIMSELDALIIDATYGSESMVRPFKNEVDLLFSDLVLDLLSKGRPLVVRGYHGKLQEAMHILRKFGIEAPFIMPEKVYGLTKMAEKFGMRIGNYFSENSIEGKELLRDGWFIYMMHSNSRRVMLPNHSEITLTGWFFLSPLKKIYENSRGEKWIVALSDHADFEDTMYYVEEARPKSLIIDGYRTSVEIAESFARAVKRRLGLEAAVMPKMQGTKEED is encoded by the coding sequence TTGGTTGAACTAAGGACAACTGCTGATGCCGAAGTAAGCGAGACCGGAGCAATATTGCTCGGAAAAATGTTTGAAGTGGACTCCTTCGCATGGAGGGCGATCAGAGTTGTATCTCACTTCCACAGTGATCATGCGCTTAACCTTTCTAAAAGCAAGAAGTTCGCTTCCCATATAGTTGCTACTCCCCCAACGATTGAGGCTCTTATCTTGATGGGACATTCGCTTCATGATGAGAAGCTTCTTCCTGTTGATTATGGTAGGACTATTAGGTTCGGCGATGAAGCGCTTACGCTTGTAAAATCCTCTCATGTTCTGGGAAGTGCGCAAATTCTCGTTGAGACATCTGATGGGAGGAGGGTTGGCTACACGAGCGACTTCAAATTTCCTGGTACTAAGATAATGAGCGAGCTCGATGCTCTAATCATCGATGCCACATATGGGAGTGAAAGCATGGTAAGGCCATTCAAGAACGAAGTAGATCTTCTTTTCAGCGATTTAGTTCTGGATCTTTTATCGAAAGGAAGGCCCCTAGTGGTTAGGGGCTATCATGGAAAGCTGCAGGAGGCCATGCACATACTTAGAAAATTTGGAATTGAGGCTCCTTTCATAATGCCGGAGAAGGTATACGGGCTCACAAAAATGGCAGAAAAATTTGGAATGAGGATTGGAAATTATTTCTCGGAGAACTCGATTGAGGGAAAAGAGCTGTTGAGGGATGGCTGGTTTATTTACATGATGCACAGCAATTCAAGGAGAGTTATGCTTCCCAATCATTCTGAGATCACACTCACTGGCTGGTTCTTCCTCTCTCCCCTCAAGAAAATCTATGAGAACAGCAGAGGCGAGAAATGGATAGTAGCGCTGAGCGACCATGCTGACTTTGAGGATACAATGTATTACGTGGAGGAGGCAAGACCTAAATCTCTAATAATTGATGGATATAGGACATCAGTTGAGATAGCTGAGTCCTTCGCTAGGGCTGTAAAGAGAAGGTTAGGATTAGAGGCAGCTGTTATGCCCAAAATGCAGGGAACCAAAGAGGAGGACTGA
- a CDS encoding ABC transporter ATP-binding protein: MLISLKGSIGYSFPIYRNLEMQLKGGRIYCVLGPNGSGKTTILKSLSGSLPLLSGSVEKDPPAKSLYVPPDPPSIPGMRGGDAALSLLAANERRLLYGEWKREILDRVSNLLRELESDVDLEREFEQFSTGEKMKILLASSIASDAPYLFLDEPNGHLDIGARFSLYRILREEKARKLIVLSLHDIWDASLICDYGILMGKKAVLGPMRIDEILNENLLQELYRVVFKTLYVDDKKILIPMDKIS; this comes from the coding sequence ATGCTGATTTCTCTGAAAGGAAGCATTGGCTATTCTTTTCCCATCTATAGAAACTTGGAAATGCAGCTGAAGGGTGGTAGAATCTACTGTGTTCTTGGACCAAATGGCTCAGGAAAAACCACAATTTTGAAGTCTCTATCAGGATCGCTCCCCCTCCTTTCTGGGTCAGTAGAAAAAGACCCCCCTGCAAAGTCTCTATATGTTCCTCCAGATCCTCCGAGCATTCCAGGAATGCGTGGAGGAGATGCTGCTCTCTCTCTTCTAGCTGCTAATGAGAGGAGACTGCTGTACGGAGAATGGAAGCGGGAAATTCTGGATAGGGTTTCCAACCTGCTCAGAGAACTGGAATCAGATGTGGATCTAGAGAGAGAGTTTGAGCAGTTTAGCACTGGTGAGAAAATGAAGATTCTGCTAGCATCATCCATAGCTTCAGATGCTCCATACCTCTTCCTCGATGAGCCTAATGGCCATCTTGACATAGGAGCTAGGTTCTCTCTCTACAGGATTCTCAGAGAGGAGAAAGCTAGGAAGCTCATCGTATTGAGCCTTCACGATATCTGGGATGCTTCTCTTATTTGTGATTATGGAATTTTGATGGGAAAGAAAGCTGTTCTGGGACCAATGAGAATCGATGAAATTTTGAATGAAAACTTATTGCAGGAGCTTTACAGAGTGGTTTTCAAGACCCTATATGTAGATGACAAAAAGATTCTCATACCAATGGATAAAATCAGCTAA